A portion of the Acidisoma sp. PAMC 29798 genome contains these proteins:
- a CDS encoding primary-amine oxidase has product MDDIARVIDPMAHRPLSAQRHALAPLSPAEIRASVAIVKADPAFGPAILFETIELMEPPKAAIVDPTAGLALPRQARANVFRADEPGVWKLTLSLDDRRILTSQHFPSARPMIQLEQFMAIEAYVKADPRFVEACARRGITDMDTVCVDPWSAGNFGRADEEGEHLSHTFIWVRLYADEAFYAHPVEGLNAVVDIKSGVVLRVDDYGGPPIPMREVNYDSKFITDTLPPLKTLNIEQPDGVSFTLDGNALTWERWSLAIGFNAREGLTLHDMRFTGRPVINRASLVEMVVPYGSPDRGHYRKNVFDIGEYGLGKLTNSLELGCDCLGAIQYLDVNLNTMSGEIYTIRKAICIHEEDDGILWKHWDFRTERTQLRRARKLVVSCIATVGNYEYAQYWTFNQSGDISFQMKATGIINTVGCVPGSPSKYEREVSPGVAGQIHQHIFCARLDMAVDGIGNSVVECNTAAEPEGPSNPWGNAFFESETVFKTETEACRRANLASQRYWKVVNPNKTNHVGTAVGYKLLPTNCVNSFLLPQGPSGKRSNFVENHLWVTAHEAEERYPAGEFMNHSDGNGGVSDFVKQDRPIDNASVTLWHVFGLHHSVRTEDFPVQPCITTGFTLMPSGFFDSNPGIAVAETMNTASRDAAPSCCAS; this is encoded by the coding sequence ATGGACGACATCGCCCGCGTCATCGACCCAATGGCTCACCGCCCTCTGTCCGCGCAACGCCATGCCTTGGCGCCGCTCTCGCCCGCCGAAATTCGAGCAAGCGTGGCGATCGTCAAGGCCGATCCTGCCTTCGGCCCGGCCATCCTATTCGAGACGATCGAATTGATGGAGCCGCCCAAGGCCGCGATCGTCGATCCCACAGCCGGACTGGCCCTCCCGCGACAGGCGCGCGCCAATGTCTTTCGCGCCGACGAGCCCGGCGTCTGGAAGCTGACGCTGTCGCTCGATGACCGGCGTATTCTCACCAGTCAGCACTTCCCCAGTGCGCGACCGATGATCCAGCTTGAACAGTTCATGGCCATCGAAGCCTATGTGAAGGCCGATCCGCGCTTCGTTGAAGCCTGCGCCCGCCGCGGCATCACGGATATGGACACGGTCTGCGTCGATCCCTGGTCTGCCGGAAATTTCGGCAGAGCGGATGAGGAAGGCGAGCATCTGTCCCATACCTTCATCTGGGTGCGCCTCTACGCCGATGAGGCCTTCTATGCCCATCCGGTCGAGGGTCTGAATGCCGTCGTCGATATCAAGAGCGGCGTCGTGCTGCGTGTCGACGACTACGGCGGGCCGCCGATTCCGATGCGCGAAGTCAATTACGACAGCAAGTTCATCACCGACACGTTGCCGCCTCTCAAGACGCTCAATATCGAGCAGCCGGACGGCGTGAGCTTCACGCTCGACGGCAATGCGCTGACCTGGGAGCGTTGGTCGCTGGCTATCGGCTTCAATGCGCGGGAGGGGCTGACCCTCCACGATATGCGCTTCACCGGCCGCCCCGTCATCAACCGGGCGTCCCTGGTCGAGATGGTCGTGCCGTACGGCTCGCCCGATCGTGGCCATTACCGCAAGAACGTCTTCGACATCGGGGAATACGGCCTCGGCAAGCTGACGAATTCCCTGGAACTCGGCTGCGACTGCTTGGGCGCCATCCAGTATCTCGACGTCAACCTCAATACGATGTCCGGCGAGATCTACACGATCCGCAAGGCGATCTGCATTCATGAGGAGGATGACGGCATCCTGTGGAAGCATTGGGATTTCCGCACCGAGCGCACCCAGCTTCGCCGCGCCCGCAAGCTGGTCGTGTCCTGCATCGCGACCGTGGGCAATTACGAATATGCCCAATACTGGACCTTCAACCAGAGCGGCGACATCAGCTTTCAGATGAAGGCCACGGGCATCATCAATACGGTGGGCTGCGTGCCGGGCAGCCCCAGCAAATACGAGCGCGAAGTCTCCCCCGGTGTTGCGGGGCAGATCCACCAGCACATCTTCTGCGCGCGGCTCGACATGGCCGTCGATGGCATCGGCAATTCCGTGGTGGAGTGCAATACGGCCGCCGAGCCCGAAGGCCCGTCCAACCCCTGGGGCAATGCCTTCTTTGAAAGCGAGACGGTATTCAAGACCGAGACGGAAGCCTGCCGCCGCGCCAACCTCGCCAGCCAGCGCTATTGGAAGGTCGTCAATCCGAACAAGACCAACCATGTCGGCACCGCCGTCGGCTACAAGCTGCTGCCGACGAACTGCGTCAACTCCTTTCTGCTGCCGCAAGGACCGTCCGGCAAGCGTTCGAATTTCGTCGAGAATCACCTCTGGGTGACGGCGCATGAGGCCGAGGAGCGTTATCCGGCCGGCGAGTTCATGAACCATTCCGACGGAAACGGCGGCGTGTCCGACTTCGTCAAGCAAGATCGGCCGATCGACAATGCAAGCGTTACGCTATGGCATGTCTTCGGCCTGCATCATTCCGTCCGCACCGAGGATTTTCCCGTGCAGCCCTGCATCACCACGGGATTCACCCTCATGCCGAGCGGATTTTTCGACAGCAATCCCGGTATCGCGGTGGCGGAGACGATGAATACCGCCAGCCGAGATGCCGCGCCGTCCTGCTGCGCCTCATGA
- the cheB gene encoding chemotaxis-specific protein-glutamate methyltransferase CheB — MVVEDSAVVRSLLSHIIASDPRLEVVSTVPSAEEAIAAIPRVKPDVISMDIRLPGMDGLEATRHIMSHHPTPIVVIADAVGDRSLAISMNALRAGALSVVEKPAGFAHQNHAAIAETIRTQLYIMSQVPVIRRRTIGVRLHPADVAGIDRLPGRPQMAAIVASTGGPPALARLLGALPADVPVPILIVQHMGAPFMHGFATWLNGIVPQTVSLAVAGEVPLPGHVYVAPGDQHLTVAADGTLHLGHGKPVAGQRPSGSVLFQSLATVLGARAIGVLLTGMGDDGAQGLLAMRRAGAITITEDESSAVVYGMPASAVKIGASGASLPLDRIGHSVLRAITAGAPS; from the coding sequence ATGGTGGTGGAAGACTCTGCCGTCGTGCGCAGCCTCCTGTCCCATATCATCGCCTCCGACCCACGGCTCGAAGTCGTTTCAACAGTGCCATCGGCGGAGGAGGCGATCGCCGCCATTCCACGCGTCAAGCCCGATGTCATTTCCATGGACATCCGGCTGCCCGGCATGGATGGGCTGGAGGCGACGCGCCACATCATGTCCCACCACCCGACGCCGATCGTGGTGATCGCCGATGCGGTGGGGGATCGGTCGCTTGCCATTTCGATGAATGCGTTGCGCGCCGGGGCCCTCTCTGTGGTCGAGAAGCCGGCCGGGTTTGCCCATCAGAACCATGCGGCGATCGCCGAGACGATCCGCACACAGCTCTATATCATGAGCCAGGTTCCGGTCATTCGCAGGCGGACGATTGGCGTGCGCCTCCACCCCGCAGATGTCGCGGGCATCGATCGGCTCCCCGGTCGGCCGCAGATGGCCGCGATCGTCGCCTCCACCGGTGGGCCGCCCGCGCTTGCCCGGCTGCTGGGCGCGCTGCCGGCCGATGTCCCTGTGCCCATTTTGATCGTGCAGCATATGGGCGCGCCCTTCATGCATGGCTTCGCCACATGGTTGAACGGCATCGTGCCCCAGACCGTCAGCCTCGCCGTCGCGGGCGAGGTGCCGCTGCCGGGCCATGTCTATGTCGCGCCCGGCGACCAGCATCTGACCGTGGCGGCGGATGGCACCCTGCACCTTGGCCATGGCAAGCCGGTCGCCGGCCAAAGACCCTCCGGCAGCGTGTTGTTCCAGTCCCTCGCCACCGTCCTTGGGGCACGGGCCATCGGTGTGCTGCTGACGGGCATGGGCGATGATGGCGCCCAGGGCCTGCTCGCCATGCGCCGCGCCGGGGCGATCACCATCACCGAGGATGAGAGCAGTGCCGTGGTCTATGGCATGCCGGCTTCCGCCGTGAAGATCGGGGCGTCCGGCGCCAGCCTGCCGCTCGATCGGATCGGGCATAGCGTGTTGCGCGCGATCACCGCAGGCGCACCCTCATGA
- a CDS encoding methyl-accepting chemotaxis protein, whose amino-acid sequence MTIAARLFLGFLLSVLMLVGVGLLSLNLVGRLRDTTQAIAAHDIWAYRVVQRILQSQITLIDARRAAVVEFMMPSPVLPGAPPKGVDPAVTRWRAEADRAAAALADAIAVASGFEQQSITLDVPGRAATWHEVVRLFQQAQLQFTSLRADSETQFDSISTGDTKSVVASEPKLLSENVAFGQTMLQAEDALQTGDKAGQQRVDDLTAQVRMILVTSVVVALLASLLIAWSVRRSIMRSLDAFAGFAEQVGSGDLGGQPLTVGRDELGRLAAALNHMVESLRQIGRKSQEITSTLNASAAQIRASTQQQAASVEEQLAAIQETAATADEITHSGARIASRAQEVIQAAQASVATSANGLRAVAEAARAMDAIRDQGEMVASNIVALSEKTQAIGEIIMTVNDISERSHLLALNAAIEAAAAGESGRSFAVVASELKVLADQAKDATIQVRSILGEIQRGINTSVMLTEEAVKRVAVGRERSDITERAIEEITASVQESVQTFQQIVASTNQQQIGIEQVMGALQSIRQASQQTASGTRELETAAASLSELSGQLLALSDRYRT is encoded by the coding sequence GTGACGATCGCCGCCCGCCTTTTTCTCGGTTTCCTGCTCAGCGTCCTGATGTTGGTGGGTGTCGGCTTGCTCAGCCTCAACCTCGTCGGCCGCTTGCGCGACACCACACAGGCCATCGCCGCCCATGACATCTGGGCCTATCGCGTTGTGCAGCGCATCCTCCAAAGCCAGATCACCTTGATCGACGCCCGCCGGGCTGCCGTGGTCGAGTTCATGATGCCAAGCCCCGTCCTCCCGGGCGCCCCGCCGAAAGGCGTCGACCCGGCCGTGACCCGCTGGCGCGCGGAGGCGGACCGCGCGGCAGCGGCTTTGGCGGATGCCATCGCGGTCGCCAGTGGGTTCGAGCAGCAGTCGATCACCCTCGACGTTCCAGGTCGCGCGGCGACCTGGCATGAGGTCGTGCGCCTGTTCCAGCAGGCGCAACTCCAATTCACGTCCCTCCGCGCCGATTCCGAGACGCAGTTCGATTCCATTTCCACGGGTGACACCAAGTCGGTCGTGGCGTCCGAGCCCAAGCTGCTCAGCGAAAACGTCGCTTTCGGCCAGACGATGCTTCAGGCCGAGGACGCCTTGCAGACCGGCGACAAGGCCGGCCAGCAACGCGTGGATGATCTCACCGCCCAGGTGCGCATGATTCTGGTGACGTCGGTGGTGGTCGCACTTCTTGCCTCGCTGCTGATCGCTTGGAGTGTGCGGCGCTCGATCATGCGGTCGCTCGATGCTTTTGCGGGTTTCGCCGAACAGGTCGGTAGCGGGGACCTGGGTGGTCAGCCTTTGACCGTGGGCCGCGACGAGCTTGGCCGGTTGGCCGCTGCGTTGAACCATATGGTCGAAAGCCTGCGGCAGATCGGCCGCAAGAGCCAGGAGATCACCAGCACGCTGAATGCCTCGGCGGCGCAGATCCGCGCCTCGACCCAGCAACAGGCCGCGAGCGTCGAGGAGCAGTTGGCCGCCATCCAGGAAACGGCCGCGACGGCGGATGAGATCACCCATTCCGGCGCCCGCATCGCCAGCCGCGCGCAGGAAGTGATCCAGGCGGCCCAGGCGTCGGTCGCGACCAGCGCGAATGGCCTGCGCGCTGTCGCCGAAGCCGCCCGCGCCATGGACGCCATTCGCGACCAGGGCGAGATGGTCGCGTCCAATATCGTGGCCCTGAGTGAAAAGACCCAGGCGATCGGTGAGATCATCATGACCGTCAACGACATCTCCGAGCGGTCGCATCTGCTGGCGCTGAATGCCGCGATCGAAGCGGCGGCGGCCGGGGAAAGCGGTCGCAGCTTCGCGGTCGTCGCGTCCGAGCTGAAGGTGCTGGCCGATCAGGCCAAGGACGCCACCATCCAGGTGCGATCGATCCTGGGTGAGATCCAGCGCGGCATCAATACCTCGGTCATGTTGACGGAGGAGGCGGTCAAGCGCGTCGCCGTCGGGCGTGAGCGGTCCGACATCACCGAGCGCGCGATCGAGGAGATCACCGCCAGCGTGCAGGAAAGCGTGCAGACCTTCCAGCAGATCGTCGCCTCCACCAATCAGCAGCAGATCGGCATCGAACAGGTCATGGGCGCGTTGCAGAGCATTCGGCAGGCGAGCCAGCAGACGGCATCCGGCACGCGGGAACTGGAAACGGCGGCGGCCAGTTTGTCCGAGCTTTCGGGGCAGCTGTTGGCGCTGTCCGATCGCTACCGGACTTAG
- a CDS encoding chemotaxis protein CheW, with the protein MTGPIAILSLRVSGQSLAIAQTEVIEVLPVPRLATVPEAPEMVTGAFRLGAETVLVIRLATLLGLTAQPEGDALYHHLLLLPARDGAARLALLVDRVTNLHRIEPTLLPAGHSFNDCVTGDVQIDGAVVPLLAVARLLTAKDLAFAEAFALRAEARGV; encoded by the coding sequence TTGACCGGGCCGATCGCCATTCTATCGCTGCGCGTCTCGGGGCAGTCGCTCGCGATCGCGCAGACTGAGGTGATCGAGGTGCTGCCGGTGCCGAGGCTCGCGACGGTGCCCGAGGCACCGGAAATGGTCACTGGCGCCTTTCGGCTGGGCGCGGAAACGGTCTTGGTGATCCGCCTCGCGACCTTGCTGGGTCTGACGGCCCAACCCGAGGGGGATGCGCTCTATCATCATCTCTTGCTGCTGCCCGCCCGCGATGGCGCCGCGCGGCTGGCGCTGTTGGTCGATCGTGTCACCAACCTACATCGCATCGAGCCCACGCTGCTGCCGGCGGGTCATAGCTTCAATGACTGCGTGACGGGCGATGTGCAGATCGACGGCGCGGTGGTGCCCTTGCTGGCCGTGGCCCGGCTGCTGACGGCGAAGGATCTCGCCTTCGCCGAGGCCTTCGCGCTTCGGGCGGAGGCGCGCGGCGTATGA
- a CDS encoding chemotaxis protein CheW, whose protein sequence is MDAARLQVLDRRTAALAGRLADAIVVESRPKIIWCLGESLFGIDPEMVSAVIPYPGCTAVPGRQSAVLGVMSRRGRFYSVIGLRRLMAMAEDVAPSHLLLLRGPAPYLALAVDRVLGRLDVAVPPSPDAPAVILGTAGEGRLVTLFDPRQILRRLGHAG, encoded by the coding sequence ATGGACGCGGCGCGCCTCCAAGTGCTCGATCGTCGCACGGCGGCCCTTGCCGGACGTTTGGCCGATGCGATCGTCGTCGAGTCTCGGCCCAAAATCATCTGGTGCCTCGGAGAGTCGCTGTTCGGCATCGACCCGGAGATGGTGTCGGCCGTTATTCCCTATCCCGGCTGCACCGCCGTGCCCGGCCGCCAGTCGGCGGTGCTCGGCGTGATGAGCCGCAGGGGCCGTTTCTACAGCGTGATCGGCCTGCGGCGGCTGATGGCCATGGCCGAGGATGTCGCGCCCAGCCACCTGCTGCTTCTACGCGGGCCCGCGCCTTATCTCGCTTTGGCGGTCGATCGTGTGCTGGGTCGGCTTGATGTCGCGGTGCCCCCATCGCCCGATGCCCCCGCCGTGATCCTCGGCACAGCGGGTGAGGGGCGTCTCGTCACGCTGTTCGACCCACGACAGATACTGCGGCGGCTGGGTCACGCCGGATGA
- a CDS encoding response regulator: protein MAEGSVPRMPSLLVVEDSETQALVIRRTLERHGFQVDRAASAEAALDHLNRKLPDLVIADYHLPGMNGGELSRQIRLNGRTRSIPLLMLTEAAEADTEREGLESGADAYVSKSADMDFMILRIRALLRQRPAVQSAGDESQTVETPHFRRIRFLVVDDQAGSSVALRRLLEKDGYLVDDVASLDAAKVALTDAANPVDCVLVTLHATRFDSVELCRRLDVLRQAEIAERGASRFLLVGIERDGDEPKELLARAFDAGLDEFIPPALDEGVVRVRLRAIVRRKLLQDEMQQAEVDRRNRAVTLERARMAEALSQANIELGAINTKLVETQAKLVQAAKMASLGELVAGIAHEINNPLAFILAHQGTVERLLAKVGAGEGTDEAARAVIAKARDRTMAMGTGLKRIQDLVLNLRRFSRMDEGGFQNVDIFEAIDTVLTLLSPKLGDRVTISRRYDGPSVLWCSPALLNHVVMNIVSNAADAIAGPGRIAIATEVGQGGYIIQIDDSGPGVPDALQERVFEPFFTTKDIGAGTGLGLAIAYTVVQAHKGTITVGRSALGGASFRIVVPTASQAATGE from the coding sequence ATGGCCGAGGGAAGCGTGCCGCGCATGCCCAGCCTGCTGGTTGTCGAGGATTCCGAAACCCAGGCTCTCGTCATTCGCCGCACCTTGGAGCGGCATGGGTTTCAGGTCGATCGTGCGGCCTCGGCCGAGGCGGCGCTCGATCATCTCAACCGCAAGCTGCCCGATCTCGTCATCGCCGATTACCACCTGCCGGGCATGAATGGTGGCGAGTTGTCGCGCCAGATCCGGCTGAACGGCCGCACCCGTTCCATCCCGCTTCTCATGCTGACCGAGGCCGCCGAAGCGGATACCGAGCGTGAGGGGCTGGAAAGCGGCGCCGACGCCTATGTGTCCAAGTCGGCCGACATGGACTTCATGATCCTGCGCATTCGCGCCTTGCTGCGGCAACGGCCTGCGGTGCAGAGCGCGGGCGATGAAAGCCAAACGGTGGAAACGCCCCACTTCCGGCGCATCCGCTTCCTGGTCGTGGATGATCAAGCCGGCAGCAGCGTGGCACTGCGGCGCTTGCTCGAAAAGGATGGCTATCTGGTCGATGACGTCGCGTCCCTTGACGCGGCAAAGGTCGCTCTTACGGATGCCGCCAATCCGGTCGATTGCGTGCTCGTCACGCTGCATGCCACCCGGTTCGACAGCGTGGAGCTGTGCCGCAGGCTCGACGTATTGCGCCAGGCGGAGATCGCCGAACGCGGCGCATCCCGTTTCCTACTCGTCGGCATCGAGCGCGATGGCGACGAACCGAAGGAGCTTCTGGCCCGCGCCTTCGATGCGGGGTTGGACGAGTTCATTCCGCCCGCGCTGGATGAGGGTGTCGTGCGAGTACGCCTGCGCGCCATCGTGCGGCGGAAGCTGCTGCAGGATGAGATGCAGCAGGCGGAAGTCGATCGTCGCAATCGGGCGGTCACGCTGGAACGCGCGCGGATGGCCGAGGCCCTGAGTCAGGCCAATATCGAACTGGGCGCCATCAACACCAAGCTGGTCGAAACCCAGGCGAAGCTGGTGCAGGCGGCGAAAATGGCCTCGCTGGGTGAGCTGGTGGCCGGCATTGCGCATGAAATCAACAATCCGCTCGCCTTCATCCTGGCCCATCAAGGCACGGTGGAGCGGCTGCTCGCCAAGGTCGGCGCTGGGGAAGGCACCGATGAGGCGGCGCGCGCCGTCATCGCCAAGGCCCGGGACCGCACCATGGCCATGGGCACGGGCCTCAAGCGCATTCAGGACCTGGTGCTCAACCTTCGCCGCTTTTCGCGCATGGATGAGGGCGGCTTTCAGAACGTCGATATCTTCGAAGCGATCGATACGGTATTGACGCTATTGAGCCCGAAACTGGGTGACCGCGTGACCATCAGCCGGCGTTATGACGGGCCGTCCGTGCTGTGGTGCTCACCCGCCTTGCTCAATCATGTGGTCATGAACATCGTCAGCAACGCGGCGGATGCGATCGCGGGACCAGGCCGGATCGCGATCGCGACGGAGGTGGGGCAGGGTGGCTACATCATCCAGATCGACGATTCTGGGCCCGGCGTGCCGGATGCGTTGCAGGAGCGTGTCTTCGAACCCTTCTTCACCACGAAGGACATCGGCGCCGGCACTGGCCTTGGCCTCGCAATCGCCTATACCGTTGTGCAGGCCCATAAGGGCACCATAACGGTCGGGCGCTCCGCGCTCGGCGGCGCATCCTTCAGGATCGTGGTGCCCACGGCATCGCAGGCGGCAACGGGAGAATGA
- a CDS encoding hybrid sensor histidine kinase/response regulator has product MSDFRQELLAAFDAEYRDHLAVVRAALGVARRGGAADRQDIFRRIHSLKGAARAVDLPAVASLSHDLEAFLAGLIENGETLDRARIDVIERGLDDIESTITGASAEPDAPADEPALGYVRVEQAQVADLAAAAVQLAQAVERHDGLGARLLAIEQSARRARRALEPLLHAANAPPALVEVAAELTVTARDSAGARHAFRDSAWALDGALRRVREDVDRIGLVAAETVFGPMARMLRDLARDEGVEIDADFRGLELQADRRVLQGLKDAVLQLLRNAVSHGTASAAYRRGRGLPAATRITLMVKTINGRLIVTVSDDGPGPDLEAIRARALARGLLTPRTAPEATPEQLMALVFEPGFSTRPDVGQLSGRGMGLSIVAEAARSLHGTTQMLRRSGGGTAVEIAVPLSVAQQSAILMSYGDQIAAVPSAAVAGLLRVRLDRIEPVGGRMCVRPDGPGTARAAPVALLSDLLGHTGAGLPSSDGYVKLAILRGSHGGADLAIAVDHFQDVRTFLVHTAEIVGLDTDLVSGFVLLENEIVAPLLSPDGLSAAAHRHGGWAGDTRAVTQVAGPPRPHKILVVDDSLTSRTLEKSILEAQGYRVVTAVDGLAALDLLRSLIGHGPEGAVDMVLADVEMPRMDGFSLLEAMKSDPALAGIPVIMMTSREAPADVRRGLDLGASAYIAKQTFDQRDLLGAIGRLL; this is encoded by the coding sequence ATGTCCGACTTCCGGCAGGAACTGCTCGCGGCCTTCGACGCCGAATACCGCGACCACCTCGCTGTGGTCCGCGCGGCGCTCGGTGTCGCGCGGCGCGGTGGTGCTGCCGATCGGCAGGACATCTTCCGCCGTATCCACTCCCTCAAGGGCGCCGCCCGTGCCGTCGATCTGCCCGCCGTCGCCAGCCTGTCGCATGACCTCGAAGCCTTCCTCGCCGGCTTGATCGAAAACGGCGAAACGCTCGATCGCGCGCGGATTGATGTCATCGAGCGGGGTCTCGATGACATCGAAAGCACCATCACCGGCGCCTCCGCCGAACCGGATGCACCCGCTGACGAACCCGCCCTCGGCTATGTCCGCGTCGAGCAGGCGCAGGTCGCCGATCTTGCTGCGGCCGCTGTCCAACTCGCCCAGGCGGTCGAACGGCATGACGGTCTCGGCGCGCGTTTGCTGGCGATCGAGCAATCGGCCCGCCGCGCCCGCCGCGCCCTCGAACCGCTGCTGCACGCGGCCAATGCGCCGCCCGCGCTTGTGGAGGTCGCTGCCGAACTCACCGTCACGGCGCGCGACAGTGCCGGCGCCCGCCATGCCTTCCGGGACTCAGCCTGGGCCTTGGACGGCGCCTTGCGCCGCGTGCGCGAGGATGTAGATCGCATCGGCCTTGTCGCCGCCGAGACGGTCTTCGGGCCGATGGCACGCATGCTGCGCGATCTGGCACGCGACGAAGGTGTGGAGATCGATGCCGATTTCCGGGGGCTGGAGCTTCAGGCGGATCGCCGTGTCCTCCAAGGTCTGAAGGATGCCGTCCTGCAATTGCTGCGCAATGCCGTTAGTCACGGCACGGCCTCGGCCGCTTATCGGCGCGGCCGGGGCCTGCCTGCCGCCACCCGCATCACCCTGATGGTGAAGACCATCAACGGCCGGCTGATCGTGACCGTTTCGGATGATGGACCGGGCCCGGATCTTGAGGCCATTCGCGCCCGTGCCCTGGCAAGGGGCCTTCTCACGCCGCGCACCGCGCCTGAGGCGACGCCCGAGCAACTGATGGCCTTGGTCTTCGAGCCCGGCTTTTCGACCCGGCCGGATGTCGGCCAGCTCTCAGGTCGGGGCATGGGCCTGTCCATCGTCGCGGAAGCCGCCCGCAGCCTGCACGGCACCACCCAGATGCTGCGCCGCTCTGGTGGCGGCACGGCGGTCGAAATCGCTGTGCCGCTGTCCGTTGCCCAGCAATCTGCGATCCTGATGTCCTACGGCGATCAGATCGCCGCCGTGCCCTCGGCGGCGGTCGCAGGCCTGCTGCGCGTGCGGTTAGACCGGATCGAACCGGTGGGCGGCCGCATGTGTGTGCGCCCGGATGGCCCCGGTACGGCGCGCGCCGCGCCGGTCGCGCTGCTGTCGGACTTGCTCGGACACACAGGCGCCGGCCTGCCGTCATCGGACGGCTATGTGAAACTCGCGATCCTGCGCGGCAGCCATGGCGGCGCGGATCTCGCCATCGCCGTCGATCACTTTCAGGATGTGCGCACCTTCCTCGTCCATACCGCCGAGATCGTCGGCCTCGACACCGACCTCGTCTCGGGCTTTGTGTTGCTGGAGAACGAGATCGTCGCGCCCTTGCTCTCGCCGGACGGGCTGAGTGCCGCCGCCCATCGGCACGGTGGCTGGGCGGGCGATACGCGCGCGGTGACGCAGGTCGCTGGGCCACCGCGACCCCATAAGATCCTGGTGGTCGATGACTCCCTCACCAGCCGCACGCTGGAAAAGAGCATCTTGGAGGCCCAGGGCTACCGCGTCGTCACGGCGGTGGATGGGCTGGCGGCACTAGACTTGTTGCGATCCCTGATCGGTCATGGGCCGGAGGGTGCGGTTGACATGGTCCTCGCGGATGTCGAGATGCCGCGCATGGATGGATTTTCCCTTCTGGAAGCCATGAAGAGTGACCCGGCACTCGCCGGCATTCCCGTCATCATGATGACGTCGCGGGAAGCCCCCGCCGATGTGCGCCGTGGGCTCGACCTGGGCGCCAGCGCCTATATCGCTAAACAGACCTTTGATCAGCGCGACCTTCTGGGCGCGATCGGGCGGCTGCTGTGA
- a CDS encoding CheR family methyltransferase yields the protein MTAPDGSFAALKQAIIARTGHDYYADKDRLLRDRLERRLTVTRAAGLPDYARLLHDPVAGAAEWAELEAEITIGETFFFRHAEQFAALKDVILPAIIAENQATRRIRIWSAGCAVGAEPYSVAILMERILGEALADWTIEIIGSDINHRCLTQAREGRFSGWALRGMTEAEKTRDFLPSPDGRHWHIDPRHQPRTRFMRHNLLSLLDGTSPPDVSDFDLILCRNVLIYFGPDQVPGMLSALADCLKPSGWLMVGHSDAVVGVPAALGVVQLPGTLAFRPPGCGTPAPLANPPPPVEWPAFTVEKPARRVPARLPQPEPVAVDPVPIPAIRALADLGALDEATAACAAAIVVHPLDHRLHFYDGVIAQARGDIARAEAALRRAIYLRNDMVMAYYHLGLLLIDGTAREAGRRMMEQVITLCAALPPSAILPESDHLRPGDLRGLVGQRLRPVGMP from the coding sequence ATGACCGCGCCAGACGGATCCTTCGCGGCTCTCAAGCAGGCGATCATCGCCCGCACCGGCCACGACTATTATGCCGACAAGGACCGCTTGCTGCGCGACCGCCTGGAACGACGGCTGACCGTCACCCGTGCGGCCGGACTGCCGGATTATGCGCGCCTGCTGCACGATCCGGTGGCAGGCGCCGCCGAATGGGCGGAGCTGGAAGCCGAGATCACGATCGGGGAGACGTTCTTCTTCCGCCACGCGGAACAATTCGCTGCGCTGAAGGACGTGATCCTCCCCGCGATCATTGCCGAGAACCAGGCAACCCGCCGCATCCGCATCTGGAGCGCCGGCTGTGCGGTCGGCGCCGAGCCCTATTCGGTCGCCATCCTGATGGAGCGCATCTTGGGGGAGGCGCTGGCTGATTGGACCATCGAGATCATCGGCAGCGATATCAACCACCGCTGCCTGACCCAGGCCCGTGAGGGACGTTTCAGCGGCTGGGCGCTGCGCGGCATGACGGAGGCCGAGAAAACGCGGGATTTTCTGCCGAGCCCCGATGGCCGCCACTGGCATATCGATCCACGCCACCAGCCGCGCACCCGGTTCATGCGGCACAATCTGCTCAGCCTGCTCGATGGCACTTCTCCGCCAGACGTCTCCGATTTCGACCTCATCCTCTGCCGCAACGTGCTGATCTATTTCGGGCCTGATCAGGTGCCGGGGATGCTGTCCGCGCTGGCAGACTGCCTGAAACCCTCTGGCTGGCTGATGGTCGGTCATTCGGACGCCGTCGTCGGCGTACCGGCGGCTCTGGGCGTCGTGCAGCTTCCAGGCACCCTGGCATTCCGCCCGCCCGGCTGCGGCACGCCGGCGCCGCTAGCAAACCCGCCCCCGCCTGTCGAATGGCCGGCCTTCACCGTCGAAAAGCCCGCTCGCCGCGTTCCTGCGCGACTGCCTCAGCCCGAACCCGTCGCGGTCGATCCGGTGCCGATACCGGCGATCCGGGCGCTTGCGGATCTCGGCGCGCTGGACGAGGCCACCGCCGCCTGCGCCGCGGCCATCGTTGTGCATCCGCTGGACCATCGTCTGCACTTCTATGACGGTGTCATCGCCCAGGCGCGGGGCGATATTGCGAGGGCCGAGGCCGCCTTGCGCCGCGCCATCTATCTCCGTAACGACATGGTCATGGCCTATTACCATCTCGGTCTGCTGCTGATCGACGGCACGGCGCGTGAGGCCGGACGTCGGATGATGGAGCAGGTCATCACCCTGTGCGCCGCGCTTCCGCCGTCTGCGATCCTGCCCGAGAGCGATCATCTGCGGCCCGGCGATCTGCGCGGGCTGGTCGGTCAGCGCCTGCGCCCGGTCGGTATGCCCTGA